A window from Malania oleifera isolate guangnan ecotype guangnan chromosome 7, ASM2987363v1, whole genome shotgun sequence encodes these proteins:
- the LOC131160569 gene encoding 23 kDa jasmonate-induced protein-like translates to MATECYTGVFGNPITDATLKGMSKYAGKSISQKDKAIVAKQNKEEGNPTLQQHVQNLTKGLGANTGVFTVCLVNNLTGDTVTYVTSHVWDVPARYPSCKDIENGQTAIFMQSKTKGTAVVYRGKNSKRDECDFMLAWYNVQSDSKSVNKVYAEIKKAHSYDDDTVWDAIFKQLDVSGPTSSATWNGCTSSMTISSGAIPTLNATLTLSE, encoded by the exons ATGGCCACCGAGTGCTATACCGGAGTGTTTGGCAACCCTATTACCGACGCAACTCTAAAAGGTATGTCAAAGTATGCAGGTAAGAGTATATCACAGAAAGACAAAGCAATCGTTGCAAAACAGAACAAAGAAGAGGGAAACCCCACTCTTCAGCAACATGTGCAAAACTTGACAAAGGGATTGGGTGCGAATACTGGAGTGTTTACTGTGTGCTTGGTTAACAACCTAACTGGCGACACTGTGACCTACGTTACTAGCCATGTGTGGGATGTACCCGCTAGGTATCCCTCCTGCAAAGACATTGAGAATGGGCAAACTGCTATATTCATGCAAAGCAAAACCAAGGGAACTGCTGTCGTCTATCGTGGCAAGAATTCCAAGAGAGATGAGTGCGACTTCATGTTGGCTTGGTACAACGTGCAATCGGACTCCAAGTCCGTGAACAAG GTCTATGCTGAGATTAAAAAAGCTCATTCTTATGATGATGACACTGTCTGGGATGCTATTTTCAAGCAACTGGATGTGTCTGGTCCTACAAGTTCTGCAACATGGAACGGATGCACGTCATCTATGACAATCAGCAGTGGTGCCATTCCCACCCTTAATGCAACCCTCACCCTTTCAGAATAA